From the Solanum lycopersicum chromosome 10, SLM_r2.1 genome, one window contains:
- the LOC138339150 gene encoding uncharacterized protein, protein MRKIMLPPRVKAWNVSARNANATPPVPDQEISNAEFRNAIQMLDQSITNQNNRVHAQVNENCGSVASRVRDFVRINPLEFLGSQTDEDPTNFLDEIKKIFEKENRGANAASITWDSFSESFLSKFFPIELREAKSQEFMNLRQGNMTVQEYGLKFNQLSRYAHHIVVDIRAQMNKFLYGVSNLVKIDCRNNMLLGDMNIFMLMTHAQQVEGDKIREQTKENKKAKTGNYEYSQQKSGGGNRSQSQQKFSAPAPLSASVPSSKNRYDQKGRAPDSKSQGSVSGTKTYPTCPKCGKNHPDECLAGKERCFWCGQYGHRLRDCFLDRVKKVEIVTLSLKLYQHHQVAQLSRDNSSGTGGDQCQNRLYGLQDRQDQEGFPDVVTAFMELINRVFKHHLDLFVIIFIDDILIYSRNEEEHASHLRVVLPTLKDRQSFAKFSKCEFGLQSFAFLGHIISSEGIRVQSQKIEEVKQWLRPTSTTDIKSFLGLAGYYRRFVEGFSSITVPLTRLTQKIVKFQQSDESSQN, encoded by the exons atgcgtaag ATCATGCTTCCTCCTAGAGTTAAAGCTTGGAATGTGAGTGCTAGAAATGCAAACGCAACTCCTCCAGTCCCAGATCAAGAAATCTCCAATGCTGAGTTCAGAAATGCCATACAGATGTTGGATCAGAGTATAACTAACCAGAACAATCGGGTTCATGCTCAGGTGAATGAAAATTGTGGATCAGTAGCATCAAGGGTtcgtgactttgttaggataaATCCTcttgagttcttaggatcacaaACTGATGAGGATCCTAcgaatttcttggatgagatcaagaagatctttgag AAAGAGAATAGGGGTGCAAATGCAGCTTCTATCACTTGGGATAGTTTTAGTGAGAGTTTTCTCAGCaagtttttcccaatagagttgagagaggCAAAGTCtcaggaattcatgaacttgaggcagggtaacatgacagtccaagagtatgggctaaagtttaaccaactctcaaGGTATGCTCATCACATAGTTGTTGACATCagggctcagatgaataagttcttgtatggagtgtCGAATTTGGTGAAAATCGACTGTAGAAATAATATGTTacttggagatatgaacatatttatgcttatgactcatgctcagcaggttgagggtgataagatTAGGGAACAGACTAAGGAGAATAAAAAGGCTAAGACTGGGAACTATGAATACTCTCAGCAGAaatcgggtggtggaaatcgctcgCAGAGTCAACAGAAGTTTTCAGCTCCTGCCCCTTTatcagctagtgttccatcctccaagaataGGTATGACCAGAAGGGCAGAGCACCAGACTCTAAGTCtcagggaagtgtttcaggcaccaagacttatcccacttgccctaagtgtggtaagaaccatccagACGAGTGCCTTGCAGGAAAGGAAAGATGTTTTTGGTGCGGTCAGTATGGTCACAGGTTAAGGGATTGTTTTCTAGACAGGGTCAAAAAGGTGGAAATAGTAACGCTCAGTCTAAAACTTTATCAGCACCACCAAGTCGCCCAACTCAGTAGGGATAACTCATCTGGTACAGGTGGCGATCAATGCCAGAACAGGTTGTATGGTCTTCAGGATCGCCAGGATCAGGAAGGTTTTCCTGATGTAGTCACTG CTTTCATGGAATTGAtaaacagagtgttcaaacatcacttggacttgttcgttatcatctttattgatgatatcctcatttactctaggaatgaggaagaacatgcaagccatttgagagttgttctgccGACTCTCAAAGATCGTCAATcattcgctaagtttagcaaatgtgagtttggGTTGCAATCctttgcttttcttggtcacattataTCTAGCGAGGGGATTCGAGTGCAATCGCAGAAGATAGAAGAAGTGAAACAATGGCTCAGACCTACCTCTACTACagatatcaaaagtttcttaggtcttgcgggttattacagaaggttcgtaGAAGGGTTTTCATCCATAACCgtaccattgactaggttgactcagaagatcgTCAAGTTCCAACAGTCAGATGAAAGCtcgcagaattga
- the LOC101259488 gene encoding F-box/kelch-repeat protein At3g06240-like: protein MCLSGKLFGKMWSLVPRPSIRSKSPHMTVFGFGADLPQTNDYKLVRLVYHKNDMVGYNKYSGLPEIEIYSINSGVWRRVVGFEIQHCIVEIMSSPVFVNGFVHWIIYDYVANGGRRRILIMTFNIANEVFGEIMLPDAIIGGTMTSLLVTLFEESLAIVRYGMRMGMYGYFCQVWVMKQYGVSESWNRLCHINLVAGFKKVV from the coding sequence ATGTGTTTGTCTGGCAAATTGTTTGGTAAGATGTGGAGTCTTGTTCCTCGCCCTTCGATTAGGTCTAAGTCGCCTCATATGACTGTTTTTGGATTTGGTGCTGATCTGCCACAGACTAATGACTATAAGTTGGTTAGACTTGTGTATCATAAGAATGATATGGTCGGGTATAATAAGTATAGTGGTTTACCTGAGATTGAAATTTATTCGATCAATAGTGGGGTTTGGAGGAGAGTGGTGGGGTTTGAGATTCAGCATTGTATTGTGGAGATTATGTCGTCTCCCGTTTTTGTCAATGGATTTGTACATTGGattatttatgattatgttgcGAATGGTGGCAGACGTCGAATTTTAATCATGACTTTTAATATAGCGAATGAGGTGTTTGGGGAGATTATGTTGCCGGATGCAATAATTGGTGGAACTATGACAAGTTTATTGGTTACGTTGTTTGAGGAATCACTTGCTATTGTTAGGTATGGTATGAGGATGGGGATGTATGGTTATTTCTGTCAAGTATGGGTGATGAAGCAGTACGGAGTTTCAGAATCTTGGAATAGGTTGTGTCATATAAATTTGGTTGCAGGTTTCAAGAAAGTTGTTTGA
- the LOC109121238 gene encoding uncharacterized mitochondrial protein AtMg00810-like encodes MIHETKEALQHAFKIKDLGELRYFLGLEFARSDTGILIHQRKYTLELLADMGLSGAKPVSTPMEMNLKLTSTEYDDHMNSSHNDTLLEDPASYQRLIGRLLYLTTTRPDISFAGQCLSQFMHAPKVSHMDSALRLVRYLKTEPGLGILMSLTGGDSLQVFCDADWGSCINSRRSITRYFIKYGESLISWRSKKQVTVSRSSAEAEYRAMASTVAEIIWTVANPVFHERTKHIDIDCHFIREKIKDGMLITAYLPSSEQPADMLTKALGKGHHTYRASENEHFGESNKTTRNIVEKLK; translated from the exons ATGATTCATGAAACTAAAGAAGCATTGCAACATGCATTCAAGATTAAAGACTTAGGAGAACTAAGATACTTTCTTGGATTGGAGTTTGCTAGAAGTGACACTGGCATACTCATACATCAAAGGAAGTATACTTTGGAGTTACTAGCTGATATGGGGTTATCAGGTGCTAAACCAGTATCAACACCTATGGAAATGAATTTAAAACTCACCTCCACAGAATATGATGATCACATGAATTCTTCACATAATGATACACTTCTTGAGGATCCTGCAAGTTATCAAAGATTGATTGGAAGGTTATTGTACCTCACAACCACTAGGCCAGACATATCTTTTGCAGGTCAGTGTCTAAGTCAATTTATGCATGCACCAAAAGTTTCACATATGGATTCAGCACTTAGACTGGTCAGATATTTGAAGACAGAACCAGGTTTGGGAATTCTAATGTCATTAACTGGAGGAGATAGTTTACAGGTATTTTGTGATGCTGATTGGGGTTCATGCATAAACAGCAGGAGGTCAATCACTAGATACTTCATCAAATATGGAGAATCTCTTATCTCATGGAGGTCTAAAAAGCAGGTTACAGTTTCCAGAAGTTCAGCTGAGGCTGAGTACAGAGCCATGGCCTCAACTGTTGCAGAGATTATTTGGACTGTTG CTAATCCCGTGTTTCatgaaagaacaaaacacataGATATTGATTGTCACTTCATCAGAGAGAAGATCAAAGATGGAATGCTTATCACTGCCTATCTACCATCTTCAGAACAGCCTGCAGATATGCTTACCAAGGCACTTGGGAAAGGCCATCATAC ATATCGAGCTTCCGAGAATGAGCACTTTGGTGAAAGCAATAAAACCACAAGAAACATAGTTGAGAAATTGAAGTAA
- the LOC104649602 gene encoding uncharacterized protein: MEVQGTASGTSIPASSLDHLHPLYMYPSDSPGSLNVGILLTGSDNYTLWSTAMELALLGKNKVGFINGKVKKTQFTGDLIRLWDRCNAIVVSWILCNVSKDLHSGVLYCSDSYLIWEDLKERFNKVNSSRSFQLHKEIFSLVQGVSSVSLYYSRLKDLWDEYDSIMPPPTCTCSRSKEFFEQSQHQRMLQFLMGLNDNYSQARSQIMLMSQLPSINQDYAMVNQDESQRMVAGSSRVMSDMVPTAMFTSNSGPGSHKPRRSYNPNAFCDYCNIKGHMRSDCNKLLKCDFCHKTGHLKSNCYKMIGYPADYKGKRDTIVAGNSIYNAGHVSQQYQCDKTESIQSSYNPHMPQMMQSSYSNQMQV; this comes from the coding sequence ATGGAGGTTCAAGGAACTGCTTCAGGAACTTCCATACCAGCTTCTTCTTTAGATCATCTCCATCCACTGTATATGTATCCATCAGATTCACCTGGATCGTTGAATGTTGGGATCTTACTCACTGGAAGTGATAACTATACCTTATGGAGTACGGCTATGGAGTTAGCTTTGCTTGGAAAGAATAAGGTTGGATTTATCAATGGAAAAGTGAAGAAGACCCAGTTCACAGGGGATTTGATTCGACTTTGGGATCGCTGTAATGCTATAGTTGTTTCGTGGATATTGTGCAATGTAAGTAAAGATCTTCATAGTGGAGTTCTTTATTGCTCAGATTCATACTTGATTTGGGAAGATCTTAAGGAGAGGTTTAACAAGGTAAATAGCTCTCGTAGTTTTCAGTTGCATAAGGAGATTTTTAGTCTTGTTCAAGGTGTCTCGTCTGTGTCATTGTATTACTCTAGACTGAAGGATTTGTGGGATGAATATGATTCTATAATGCCTCCTCCAACTTGTACATGTTCTAGATCTAAAGAATTTTTTGAGCAATCACAACATCAGAGAATGTTGCAATTTCTAATGGGGCTTAATGACAATTATAGTCAGGCTAGAAGTCAAATTATGTTAATGTCACAACTTCCTAGCATCAATCAAGACTATGCTATGGTTAATCAAGATGAAAGTCAAAGAATGGTAGCTGGATCAAGTAGAGTAATGTCTGATATGGTTCCTACTGCAATGTTTACATCTAATTCTGGTCCTGGTAGTCATAAACCTAGGAGATCTTATAATCCAAATGCCTTTTGTGATTACTGCAACATCAAAGGTCACATGAGGAGTGATTGTAATAAACTTCTGAAATGTGATTTCTGTCACAAAACTGGTCATCTTAAGAGTAACTGCTATAAAATGATTGGATATCCTGCTGATTACAAAGGTAAAAGGGATACAATTGTTGCTGGGAATTCTATCTATAATGCAGGACATGTATCTCAACAGTATCAATGTGATAAGACAGAATCAATTCAATCATCTTACAATCCTCACATGCCTCAGATGATGCAGTCATCATATTCTAATCAGATGCAAGTGTAG
- the LOC101258902 gene encoding serine/threonine-protein kinase BLUS1-like has product MDSRNPFSAKTEIGSSSKQQTDIGEDGSSSNQPRPGVTITNQCTKDTYLLIVKIGSFSNGRCPVYKALFSRNKPRSSGPVPRGYVSLKIIDMKLHRNEFKLIQHQLQTHLYLPECPKIIRSKKTFFASNLLCVSFPYMSEGSLRSILSTRPEKKLPENLIPVVLKQVLIGLRDEIHDFCRPTVHKSLNAGDIFVNINDDTNEVSINLAFELSVYDSGSPFEQGRLFLNPNNISMWGAAPEVFGSENEDNRGEKSDMWLLGITALELVYGNLPVKNRTDLNYIINKLREKKKFPKSLEKMIIKRDNKLKKVMDLVKRKKSVFSREFEEMVLSCLRENPDDRPTAFELLNTPFFNDFEKFKQFVLIDQ; this is encoded by the coding sequence ATGGATTCCAGAAACCCATTCAGTGCCAAAACGGAAATTGGTTCTTCTTCGAAACAGCAAACAGATATTGGTGAAGATGGTTCTTCTTCAAATCAACCAAGACCTGGAGTAACCATCACTAATCAATGCACAAAAGATACTTATCTTCTCATCGTGAAAATTGGGTCTTTTTCTAATGGAAGATGCCCTGTTTACAAAGCTCTGTTTTCCAGAAATAAGCCTCGCTCTAGCGGACCCGTTCCTCGTGGCTATGTCTCTTTGAAGATCATAGACATGAAACTCCATCGGAATGAATTCAAATTGATTCAACATCAACTTCAAACTCACCTTTATCTACCTGAGTGTCCCAAAATAATTCGAAGCAAGAAAACTTTCTTTGCTTCGAATTTGTTATGCGTTAGTTTCCCTTATATGTCTGAGGGCTCGCTTCGTTCTATTCTCTCCACTCGTCCTGAAAAGAAATTGCCAGAGAATCTCATTCCTGTTGTTCTTAAACAAGTACTTATTGGTCTACGAGATGAAATTCATGATTTCTGCCGTCCAACTGTTCATAAGAGTTTGAATGCCGGAGATATCTTTGTTAACATCAACGATGATACGAATGAAGTGTCGATCAACTTAGCATTTGAATTATCCGTTTATGACTCCGGATCCCCATTTGAACAAGGTAGATTGTTTTTGAATCCGAATAATATTTCTATGTGGGGTGCTGCACCAGAGGTGTTTGGTAGTGAAAATGAGGATAACAGAGGAGAAAAATCTGATATGTGGCTATTGGGAATAACAGCACTGGAATTGGTGTATGGGAATTTACCTGTGAAGAATCGAACGGACTTGAATTATATAATTAACAAGTTAAGGGAGAAGAAGAAATTTCCAAAATCACTTGAAAAGATGATCATCAAGAGGGATAATAAATTGAAGAAAGTGATGGATTTAGTTAAACGAAAGAAAAGTGTGTTTTCGAGGGAGTTTGAGGAGATGGTTCTTTCTTGTCTTAGAGAGAATCCAGACGACAGGCCAACTGCTTTTGAGCTTTTGAATACTCCGTTCTttaatgattttgaaaagtTTAAGCAATTTGTGTTAATTGATCAGTGA